In the genome of Croceimicrobium hydrocarbonivorans, one region contains:
- a CDS encoding AAA family ATPase, with protein sequence MISKEELYLYNLSKYKELKSYYSEQEKEILSITEFIQNESLITESIGYEYVVDITAMTNINQYNTERLINLFDDSFTFIANIKHKSFFEEELRFCFDKFVVFDDYIEDEDDLEDRKKHSTKKHKKIIDLDQDQLQLFLEKINQSLYGHQKFKDDFKKQVENFRVFNKLGEHLILSLFLMGDSGVGKTEVARAIHKALGGENKMAKVNFGNYSSDNSLNSLIGSPRGYIGSEDGEIFIRVAESDTGIILIDEFEKSNSTLFNYFLDVLENGKMISSLAHEIDLNGFIMIFTSNVSKENFKKVISPELRSRFDYKGYFSILKSEDKSKYVEFRLNSIIRKFNKNVANILDDNFKYEVFKQINVTKFKNMRDLNKSIKQIFVRELKTKLI encoded by the coding sequence ATGATTAGTAAGGAGGAGCTTTATCTATATAATCTTTCAAAGTACAAGGAACTTAAGTCGTATTATTCAGAGCAAGAGAAGGAGATTTTAAGTATAACAGAATTCATTCAGAATGAATCGTTAATTACTGAATCAATAGGCTACGAATATGTAGTCGATATAACTGCTATGACTAACATTAATCAGTATAACACTGAAAGGTTAATTAACCTTTTTGATGACTCTTTCACTTTTATCGCAAACATAAAACATAAAAGCTTTTTTGAGGAAGAATTAAGATTTTGTTTTGACAAGTTTGTAGTTTTCGATGACTATATTGAGGATGAAGATGACTTAGAAGATAGAAAAAAACATTCTACCAAAAAGCATAAAAAAATAATTGACCTTGACCAAGACCAATTGCAACTGTTCCTTGAAAAAATTAACCAATCTCTTTACGGACATCAAAAGTTTAAAGATGACTTCAAAAAACAAGTAGAAAATTTTAGAGTATTTAATAAACTTGGAGAACATCTAATATTATCACTTTTCCTTATGGGAGATTCTGGTGTTGGCAAAACCGAAGTAGCGAGAGCAATCCACAAAGCACTTGGAGGCGAAAACAAAATGGCTAAAGTTAATTTTGGTAATTACAGTAGTGATAATTCGCTAAACTCATTAATCGGAAGTCCACGAGGTTATATAGGTAGTGAAGACGGAGAAATTTTTATAAGAGTTGCGGAATCTGATACAGGAATAATATTAATCGATGAATTCGAAAAATCGAACTCAACGCTTTTCAATTACTTTCTTGATGTATTAGAAAATGGCAAAATGATTAGTTCTTTAGCTCACGAAATCGACCTAAATGGTTTCATAATGATTTTCACTTCTAATGTATCTAAAGAAAATTTTAAAAAGGTCATCTCACCCGAATTAAGGTCAAGATTTGATTACAAAGGGTATTTCTCTATTCTTAAATCAGAGGATAAAAGTAAATATGTTGAATTTAGATTAAATAGTATTATTCGAAAATTCAATAAAAATGTAGCTAATATTTTGGATGACAACTTCAAATACGAAGTTTTCAAACAAATCAATGTGACTAAATTCAAGAATATGAGAGATTTGAATAAGAGTATTAAACAAATATTCGTTAGAGAACTGAAAACTAAATTAATATAA
- a CDS encoding tetratricopeptide repeat protein encodes MDEGLFKRLNLRDFLKDSPFLNPLKEHYPDYLRQLLERTLDYWNQRELEKAKEHIATFNSNFDGFQIGKLIELAIDFKEIDAEKTIVYLDSIPETQREETSTAFAFHFVKAVLYFSLWDIDKARDECDKAISFDNKLGVTYYLRGTCYALRELHSRAIPDYKKALKDDYKKNEITANLAYSYLRTQNHRKALRLHKRIVDKFPENDKVQYNTGLCFKRFKKHKKAVKYFNKAIQLNPENAGYKLTRGRVLMRLKRHKEAESDLQFAFDSSNQISGALLRINSEVLENKISSRQANKKVLDLIRNKNSS; translated from the coding sequence ATGGACGAAGGACTATTCAAACGACTAAACCTAAGAGACTTTTTGAAGGACTCTCCATTCCTTAATCCACTTAAGGAGCATTACCCTGATTACCTGAGACAACTACTTGAAAGAACCTTAGACTATTGGAACCAGAGAGAGTTAGAAAAAGCCAAAGAGCACATAGCGACATTTAATTCAAACTTTGACGGCTTTCAAATAGGCAAGTTGATTGAGTTGGCTATTGACTTTAAAGAAATTGATGCTGAAAAGACAATTGTTTATTTAGATAGTATTCCTGAAACCCAAAGAGAAGAAACTTCGACTGCATTCGCGTTTCATTTCGTTAAGGCGGTTTTGTATTTCAGTTTATGGGATATTGACAAAGCCCGAGATGAGTGCGATAAGGCAATATCCTTTGACAACAAATTAGGAGTAACATACTACTTAAGGGGAACTTGTTATGCATTACGAGAATTGCACTCCAGAGCGATTCCAGATTATAAGAAAGCCTTAAAAGACGACTACAAAAAGAATGAGATTACCGCAAACCTTGCCTATAGTTATTTAAGAACTCAGAACCATAGGAAAGCACTACGACTACACAAACGAATAGTCGACAAATTTCCCGAAAACGATAAAGTGCAATACAATACAGGCCTTTGTTTCAAGAGATTTAAGAAGCACAAGAAAGCAGTCAAGTATTTTAATAAAGCAATTCAATTGAATCCAGAAAATGCAGGATATAAGCTAACAAGGGGACGAGTCTTAATGAGACTAAAAAGACATAAGGAAGCTGAATCCGATTTACAGTTTGCATTTGACTCAAGCAATCAGATTTCAGGAGCATTACTAAGAATTAATTCTGAAGTCCTTGAAAACAAGATTTCTTCAAGACAAGCGAATAAGAAAGTATTAGATTTAATAAGAAATAAAAACAGCAGCTAA